gcagggcgggggggggcactctgcatCTTTTCCTGACAAAACCAGAAAACATGGAAGTACGTGGAAACACTAAACAATACCAGCCCCAAAATAACAGGGTAGCAGAGGAAACTATAGCACAGAAAAATGGAGCATGAGCCAAGGAATTTGGTGTAAATAAAGACCTAGATTATAgaagctacacacacacacacacacacacacacacacacacacacacacacacacacacacacacacacacacacacagtttgtcTTTGTTGggatgtccattcatttctatgggaaaaaccctaatcctaagaCCATAAAAAATGTCCTGACCAGCAGAaaacaacaggtttttaatcacactgtgggggcatttggtccccacaatgtaaaatcTACATAAccgacagacatgcacacagatgAGCGAACGTCAGAGTAACTAAAGGGGAACTGACCGCACAGAGCGAGAGGCAGCGTGGGGGCCCCAGTGAAAAGGGGTCCTGTTCATCCTCCTCAAGCTCCCAGAGATCTAACTAAATTATTCACACAGGATCATAAAtgaaacaccccccaccccgatcaATAAACTCTGTGCGCGGTGAGCCAACCAGCCTGCTTCTTTTTAACAGCGTCGTTACACTGGCCACATTAGAAAAACCCACAAGCGGGTTCCTGGGGGGCAGCTGCCTGATGGGCCAGTAACGGGACACAGCTCGGGGGGGGCGGTGTGCAGAACGGATCTGATACAGGATACCCAGTCCTACCCAGCATGCGTGTGGTGGGTCACACACACGGCCAGTGAAAGGCTGTTCTGACACAAGTGTGTCACAGCCCCCTCCACCCTCCCTGCCCCAAACAGCAACTCAGATTCATGCTGCCCTGCTTTGGCGGGCTGGACCGCCACCATGCGGAGAGGCTAGCCCCATCCCTTCCTGTCGGACATGGTCCACAGCGTCCATTAGCTTCCAGTGAGTGAAACTGGACCAGGCTTCTGCATGGTCCAGTTTCAGAGAGGAGATCAGGGCCGAGCACACACCGAGGCACTGCCATTCCAGGTACTATCCCATTAATACAGTGTCACCTCCAGTGTGGCGCCTCACGTGTGTCCGACAGAGGCGACGCACTGTGAGGACGCAGCAACTGAAAGACAGCGGCTCAGCAGGCCCACACCGGCTCGCAGGTCACCAGCTCCTCTGAGACGGACGCTCCGCAGGAAACAGAGACAGAACTCCAGAAAGGGAGCGCAGCGAAAGCAGGGGAAGGGGAATCTATTGCAGCAAAACAGGAAATGATCTCACTGCATTACAATCTGCAGGAAAATAAATTCCATATGTCACGCAGAGCCGGGGATGCGGGAGATGCCGATCTCAAAAACTGGAGACAAAAGCTCACGggctgcacacacacgcaggaagctggcagaggggaGACGCACGTGCAGGTGGGGGCACTGGCAAGCTGCGGGCCGAGGGTGCTGTACCTGTTCCTTGATTGGGACACTTGGTGAGGACTTCGGGGGCTCGGAATCCCGGCGTTCCCGCCCTGGGGGCCACCTGTTGTTTTCTGGGGGAGAGGAGGAAGGAAACAGGAGCATCAGGACATGAGGGGgcacatgtatgtatgtatgtatgtatgtgtgtgtgtgtgtgtgtgtgtctctctctctctctaaaggTGTTCACAGGGCAGAGCTACGAAAGGACATGAAATAACCTCACTAAAAATGACTCAACACCAGGCTGCACAAAACGACTTCTGAGAAACGTTGGTTTTGGTTTGGTCTGTGTAATCAGAACCTCTCAGGGACTGTTATAATAAACCAAAAATAATATGAAACAAAGGCACAAATTATACAGAGGAACCTGGACTGGCTGCCCAGAATAATTTAATAGCAAAGTCTGAAAGGAGGGCTTTGGCGTCTTCCCCAGCGTGTCGGGTTACGGGCCCGAAAGAGCCAGGTAGGCGCGGGGGTGACGATGTGAGGGTCTCCATGACGACACACATCTGCACGTAGACGCTTCGCCTGCAATTCCGCCAGCCGCAGcttgggggggatggggggggtctaCCTGCCAGATGCCGTGAGAAGTGTCTGCTTTTTTGCAGCTACTCTGCAAGCTGATCTGCTTCGGAACGTGAGCGAGAACTAAATTAAAGCGAGTGGATGGGAGCCAGGGGGCCGCCGGCACTCAGCGAGAAACTCCAGAACATTTATGGTGAGCGCCGTGGCTGCCGTTACCGTAAATCACTGTGGGGCGTTACGGCGATCAGGTCACGCGAGCTCGCCACGCGTACCTGGACAGGCAGACGTTGCACACCCGGTCCGTCATGTAGCAGTCGCAGGTCAAGCCCGGCCCAAGGCTGGTTCGGGGCCTCTGGCTGCCCACCGGCGCCCTCCCTGGCATGGCCCGGCGCTTCGACACGACCAGCTTCCTTGCCGGCACGCTCTCCATCTTGGGGGCTTTCGCCAGCTGCTCGGACAGACGAACGAAGAGGCTTATATGACAGGTGACCCGCTAGGTCCTCTCGTTCTTTACCGTCAAACAAACGGTGGAGACGTCACGCCTTATCTCCCAAAAAGGCAGTACTGGAGGATGGTTGTGTGAGATATGGGGTGGTGCTGTCTATCCCACAATCCCCCACTCCACCCACCAACATTAACACTAATCAGTATGACTACGGCCTATCAGAAACGGGACATCCTTCAGAGTAAGCGAGCCGGGGCTTTCGTGGGGTAACAACGGCGTCCACGCTACGCAGTGCCGACTGCCCTCCCCCTGACCCGCGGCTGGGATCATCTGCATGTTTACAGCACAGTTCCAATGACCTTCTACCAAACAAAAAAATCCTTACATGACTGCGAAACAGCAATTCCTGGGAGCCTAACACGTCTGTCATTACCCTGCTTAGTGACCGGCATTAATTACTAAAGTCATAACGGAGAGGTCACATCTTAAACAGTTTCTCTCGGTCACGCATGGTCAGGTAAGACTTTAGAAAAGCCAGCTTCACCTCAAAGTGCACCGAGCGTTTCAGACGGGTGCAGGGTGAGAGCAGGAAGCCACAAGTCTGGTTACCTTGATGATGGCACCCTCACACTGGTTGAGGCTGTTGAGGTTCCTCTCCCCAAACACAGAGCGCTGGGCCGGGCCTGCCACgacatcctggggggggggggggaagagtcAGGGCTCCGTCACGCACGAAAGCCACGCGTGCTGAGATACACAGCATAATGCAGGCACGTTCATGCAGTGTGCGAGTCCCTTAGCATCCCTGCCATGCATTTCTACAGGCCACCCAGCACACAGGGCAGAACCCTCACTCCCTCCACACCAAAACCCCTATTACACACATCTGTCTGGTAATGGGACCTCACAGGCATTTCATATTTCAACGCCACAGCTCTGTACGGATAAcgcaacccacccccccccaccccatacagAAAAGACACCAGAGCAGGTGCTTataaatcacccccccccctccccgcactGGAGCCACAGTGGGGTAATAAACACCTCACAGAGTGACGTGCCATGTGGATCTGGCGAGACGGGCAGGTTTTACACATACAtctaaatatataaatgtgcCGGTGCCAGAGGCTGAAGCGAGCTTGCAGTCTTCCACAGGGAGACTCGCACGGGATCTATATATCAACAACCTGTGCGAGGCGAGGCCACGCTAAACAAATGGCTGATTCTTTGGATGCAgctccccctactggccagAAGTTAGAACACCCCGTATAACCCCTAAAAGCTATTCAGCATACAGGACAAACCTTAAGGATTATCGATTAATTGCCTCAGTGAAAGTCAGCTTCTGGGGGTCCATTTAGGTTTGCGAATTAATCCGTTCACAGGGCAGCAGGTGATTTTAAACACTGAGAGGGAACCTGAAGCAGTACCTTGCTGCGTTTAGCCTGAGTAAGAGGCAGAGACCTTCTGGCAGCAGGTACCAGGGAGTGCTGCGATGCCGGTCCCGGGGTGGCGGACGCACTCTGGGCCGCCCGCTCCGCTGAGGGCCCTGGGGGTCTCTCCTGGTGACTCTTCAGCTTGACCACCTTGAGCAGCTCGATCTGCGTGTCTGGTGTGCCCTGCGCCAGCCCGAAATCCACCAGAGCGTACCTGGAACAACAAGAGGCGTTTACATCGAGCTCGGTCGAAAGGCCGACACTGGGCATCTGTTCGGCTCGCACAGCTGGGAGCCCCACTTCACTCCAGGGAACTGACAAGGCCACTCCTGCGAGCAGAGCCAAGGAACTCATACCACTCACAGCACATGGTGCCCTGTGGACACGAGATCACTGGGAACTTTAAGAGCACCAGCAAAGCGTGAGCATATGGTCCTTAAAAGGAAGGAGGCTCTTTCCTGCTTGCAAAGACGACCCAAATGGaagtttcatgccagtttaaGAAAGGGTGTTTTCTGGGATTAACTAGAATCATCCGGCTTTAACAGCACACTGACATCCACGCGAGATGAGGGGAGGAATCAATTTCGGCTGAACTGAAATGCGGGGCATATCTGAGACATACGAAGCAGATTCCTCCACAAGAACCCAAAGCTTTCCACGGCCCACATGGCGTGAAAAGTGCTTAGAGCAGAACCCCTCGCTCATTGGAGAACGCCAGTCCGAGGATCATGGAGGATGATCTCCTCCAGGCCCGGACTTCCCTAGGGCAAGTTTCAGCCCCACAACCCATGGGCTTCACCAGAACTAACATTATGTTTCATATCTACCGTTTATTTATTCCTATGACGACATAGCTTACACTCGCAGGCCGGGTCAGGCTTAGACATGACGCAGACAGTGATTACAGAGGGGCAAGCAGGTGGCCTGCTGTGGACAGATGTGCACAGACCCTCCCTAAAACAAATATTTAGAGCAAGTCAGAGGTCACTAAACAGGACGTCATTAATGGAGCACGGCCTGACAGCATGCGGTTTGAGAAGATATGAGGATGGACTACATTCCCGTTCCCTGGAAGGCACTGGAACCTGGCGACGATACACACCTCCTGTGCAGCCGGTCATACAGGAAGTTGCTCGGCTTGATGTCGCGGTGGATGATTCCAAAATGATGAATGTGCGCTAGGGCTTTGAGCAAGTGGAACATGTACTGTCGCACCTCTTCGAAGCTTAGGGAACCCAAGACGTCCTGACGAAGGAACCAGACAGCAGCACCATGTCAGGGCCCGTTATCCATTTGAGAGAGCAGCACATGTGGTCCAGGCCCTCCTGTACCGCGGTACACTCACCACAAAAGGCTGATGCTCCATGTATGGCATGACGACGACCACATGGTCATCCTTCCTGTAGCAGTACATCACCCCCATGACGTTCTCCTTCCCACTGCAGCAAACACCAAACAAGCATCATCAACCACCCCATACAGATGACAGCCCCTCTCTTCGTTTAACCTGATGCTGATTAGCGTGACCTGATTTGAGCTTGTTAAAAATAAGACGTGGGCAGGCTTTTTCGGAAGACAACGTGTTCCGGCCACTGTCGTCCTTAATGTTTAGGTAGCTCAAAAACCCGGAGAAttctataaacattaataaGACGGCTCTTGAACAGGAGTCGGCTCAAAGGCGTTAGACTGAgacatgaagaagaaaaaaaccgATTATGACGATTTTCCAATTATAATTATCAATTTCACCCAGGCAGCCGTGTTCACTGTAAGCGGTAAAGTAAAATGTggcaataaattatataaatatgattatatgcaataaattatatttccTGCTCGGAATTTTCCAGACTAAACTAGCTACGGATTTGCATACGGCCTGATGAGGCACCTGCTTTCATTCATATGGAGTGTTTTGTTGTTAGTTCACACTTTTTGTTTACAAAGGTCCTAACCGGCAGTTTTGCCCGTTTTCCCTGTCTGAGCCTAATGTTCAACGTTTTAACGGTGATTTTCTTTACAGTGACTTCATAATCAATTTTATCTTGTGTTTTTGGTTGTTCTGTTGATTTATTttggatattaaaaatgtcttccAATCCCAGTGTTAAATGTTCTTTAGAAATTAAAGTTTATTGATCGTTGAAAGGGTGTACCTGCATTGATATGCCATTATCAGTACAGCAGTTGAAAATGGTCCCACAAAgacaatattattatttattgcaaTAATTCCTGAGACAATTTATCGTCCAGCAAAATGTATTGTGACAGGCCTACACATACTATTTCTGTTCTGCGGCAAAAGGATTGAAAGCTGCTTCTAATGTGGTGCTGGCTTGCATGTTAAATTTAAGCCAAGAATGGCTGgatattctgggggggggggcttctgcaATGTAATTCGAtcagattttcattttaaacattttggcTGCATATACAATAAACTTATGAGCAAAGGGGTAAGGGGGTGGTGCAGAGGGACCAGCCCAGCACTGAATGAGGTGATGACCTCATCCAAGCTTTCATGTAATTACCGTAAATAGTGTAAAACAGGATATTTGTGCATTGGGGCGCAGGCCGACTCACCCAGCAACCGTTAGGCACTGCAGCTCTGCGGCGATGCGAAGTGGGTGGCTAGTGGGAATCAGGTGCTTGAGAGCAAACTTCTCCCTGACCCCAGTCTTCATCTGGGCCTCTGCCAGGTACACAGAGCTGAAGGTACCTGGTAATAAGGAACCACATCTGAAAGCCTGACGGAGCATGCGGTAAAAGATGAGCTGTGAAGCCAGCCCTCGTCAGAATCCAGCCTGAGGCCATCAAGGGCGTCCTACCCTCTCCAATCTTGTCGATGATGTGAAACACTTTGGTGAGCTGGGGTACGGCTTCGTACAGCTGCTCGATATCCATCTTCACCTCAGCTGTGATGAAGCAGCACAGTCTCCATTCAGACACAAACCTGGAATCCCCTTCCTCATAAAGTTAATTTTagcaaagaaaacaattttTACATCCCCCACTATTTAGTAAATACTTGAAAGTGAgcccccacctcctctacatatTGGATATCATAAAGTGACCCCTCCGGTATATAATGGATTTTTGAAAGCGGCCCGCCTACTCCTGTACATCGTACATACTGAATATCAGAAAGTGACCCCCCCGTACATACTGGATATTTTGCCTTTCCCGTTTCTCTCCACCGCATGCTGGCTCTCCAGCCCCCCAGGCTCCCCACATGTCCGGTCAGTCTCCATTTCCTCCATCTGGCCGGAACAACAGAAAAGGCGGGCGGAGGGCCTGATAAGAACAGGCAGCTGCGTGTCAGAGAAAATGGTGCCGCTTAATAGCAGGTTGACAAACAGGAGGGAAACGGAACAGAAGACCGCCTGTTGATGTCCGGATGCCGATCAGAGTGCGGCACCCGGGGAGATGAGCAGCACTACAGCGCCGAGTGCTACGACAGTAACCAGATGGAGGCAGAAAGCCAGTCCGGGCGCTCATGCAGCCCGGTTAGCGGTTAGCCGAACTAAGGGATAAAAGCGAAGCCCACAACCAGCAACTTCCGAAACACGGCACATAAACTATTCGCTTTCTTTGCTGCAGctttttaaatctgcctgtaaaTTAAGCGACATGCACCTATTTCGCTGGAGGATTTAAAGTTACAGACAAGGCGGCCATCGCTCAAAAACACTCTCCGTACGCCACCACTCCGTGTCATACTTTTATTTTACTCACTTTTATCGTGCACTTTGCCAGTAAGCTTAAGGTCTAAACTAAAATATTTTGATAAatctaaaaataatataataaaagaTGCCGTAGTAACTTACTGGTTAACTTCTGCCAACTCTCTTTCCGCCAGCAAACTGCGCGCTAAAACATGACGTAAGAGGGACGGCCTCCACGCGCTAATTAATATTCATAAgtcttctctcatgaatattcatgTGGCTCCCAGACAATTTTTCGCCTATCTGCGCTGCTAAGGAAGATGGAAACATCAGCCATACATGTCGTGCTAGTAAaacgtttttatttttactgaaataaaaataagacATCTGCATACAGAACAGTCACGAGAAATTCATCTGTTTCCATTCCTTTTTTCATAAATTTATTTGCAGACTGCCACTAGCaacttcatttttaaaaaccattTCAGCACCAACACCACAATATAAAACTATTGCAAAAAACTATTGCAAAAAAACCATTAACcaaatacagttctgttgaaaaaacaaaaggaaaaagtCTATTAAACAAACATCATattcataaaaaaacaaattaaatccCTAAAATATTCCATCAAATATTCCAATGAATGCATCCATTTCAGAGGAGCAGTCATCTGCTTGAAGCCTGTAATCAATCACAGGCATACTGTAAGCACAACAGTAATAAAATAGCTCTTTTTAGATTGAACAGAAAAATAGACTTATAAATGTCACTGCACTCATACcacatggacaaaagtattgggaccccTGACCATTACACCCATAGGacgtcccattctaaatccacaggcatcaatatccagttggtcccccctttgcagctaaaaCAGCTGCCACTCCTCTGGGAGGGCTTTTCTCCAGATTTTGGAGAATATCTGTGGGAATTTTCATTGATttgtccagaagagcatttgtgaggtcaggcattgaTGTTCGAcgggaaggcctggctcacgaCCCAAAGGGTTTTGAtgggattgaggtcagggctctgtgtggaccagtcaagttcttccacattaaacacacccaaccatgtcttcaaGAACCTATGTACTTGGTGACCCCACTCTCTTACTTTACGTGGCCTGCCACTTCATTGCTGACTTTCTGTTGTTCTGAagtgcttccactttgcaataataccacttacagctgaATGTGGAATATCTATCTGGgacgaaatttcacaaactggcaCAAACTGCAAAGGTAGCATCCCATGACAGtgccacacttgaattcactgagctcttcagaacgacccattctttcacagaaATGTCTGCATGGATAGTTGCTTgaatttatacacctgtggcaaaggATCTgagtgaaacacctgaattcattgATTAAGAGGTgcatcccaatacttttgtccatatgatCTATTTGCTTTACAGAAACATTTCAGAACATCTCCTACCTGCCAGTTTTTTCTGTTGCTCCTTCTGGGACACTGGGCTTGGCAAAAAAGTCAAACTTTGTACATGGTGTAGTCAGGCTGAATCCACCATGTTTTGGCAGCAAAGACACATTATCCCCGTGCATTTCTTTGCATGATTTCTACAGAAGAAAAATAAATCAGTTTTCAATCTTATAGCCTTAGAGAGGTACAAATTTCACATGCAAGGATGTGGTCACCTTCATGTTATCAAATCGCAGTGTAATCTCAAGAGCGGCAAACTTTCAACCAATTGAAAGCTTGCAGTTTAAATGAAACCATCTCCATATCACTACTGATACACACCCTAGGATCAAGCTCCATAGGTAGAGTAACTCATCCAGCCGAGGCTCGGGAACACAGAGTCACTTTACAGCCATGTACACATGTTTTATGTGACTCACGGTGTGTTCATCAGCAAGGCCTGGGAAGTCACATGGTTtgggagatggagagagaggaggCGCACACACAGATGGCACGGGGCAGCTGGCTGCAGCTGAACTTCTCCTGAATGAAACACATcatttttttaagcattttaaaacaggTAAATATGACTTCGTGCATACTGCAACTCAAGAGGCAAACATGAAAAGCAGTACACCAACCCCAGTGCTTAAAACTGTCAGACACTCTTTGTTGttcatctgttttttttctatttgaCTATTAGTGGAAAGCTGTCCTGCTAAACTGTGCAGTTCTTAATGTGCAGGCAGTGATGTGTTTTAATTGGTTCGCTTACCCAGGCAATCTGTCATCCTGTAAGATGGATTCCGGTTGATCGTTGCAGGGAGTGAAGCTTGCTGGAGGGATAGTTCATTACGCATTCAGTGATAATTCAGCGATTATATATTCAGTGTGAAAAATCAGTGAAAGACAAACCAAGTTGTTTCTGTGAAGACAGACATTTTATAGAAAAGAGAAGACTGTAAATTCACTCCCATTTGTAAATAGTATAACACTAGGTGTAACATCCAGAGAGAATACCTCCTGGCCCTTCGTGGTCTTTCTCTTGTGTCGCCGATTCTGAAATCTCACTGGCATGCACTAAATTTTCATCGTCAAAATCACCCCAGTCGTCTATTCCCAAGTCAAAGTTCACATCCAGGATATCAGAAGGGAAGTGGTCACTGTCGTGTGTGGGACCTGCTTCTGGTATGTTGAAACCACAGTGCATTTGGCTTCGATGGGTAAGAGCCAAATCCTCACTGCCGGAGTCAGATTGCTCACACACTGAAACATCTGAAAT
This genomic interval from Brienomyrus brachyistius isolate T26 chromosome 21, BBRACH_0.4, whole genome shotgun sequence contains the following:
- the cdc7 gene encoding LOW QUALITY PROTEIN: cell division cycle 7-related protein kinase (The sequence of the model RefSeq protein was modified relative to this genomic sequence to represent the inferred CDS: deleted 1 base in 1 codon), with the protein product MEEMETDRTCGEPGGLESQHAVERNGKGKISTEVKMDIEQLYEAVPQLTKVFHIIDKIGEGTFSSVYLAEAQMKTGVREKFALKHLIPTSHPLRIAAELQCLTVAGGKENVMGVMYCYRKDDHVVVVMPYMEHQPFVDVLGSLSFEEVRQYMFHLLKALAHIHHFGIIHRDIKPSNFLYDRLHRRYALVDFGLAQGTPDTQIELLKVVKLKSHQERPPGPSAERAAQSASATPGPASQHSLVPAARRSLPLTQAKRSKDVVAGPAQRSVFGERNLNSLNQCEGAIIKLAKAPKMESVPARKLVVSKRRAMPGRAPVGSQRPRTSLGPGLTCDCYMTDRVCNVCLSRKQQVAPRAGTPGFRAPEVLTKCPNQGTAIDMWSAGVILLSLLSRRYPFFKASDDLVALAQIMTVRGSRETMQAASKFGKSVLCSRELPAQDLRLLCEKLRGTRPCGDTERDLGVPTTPPKRCHLLAEESSSDAGPMAHGKGWDRVPDSAYDLLDKLLDLNPATRISASAALRHPLFEDLLEFQ